The following are from one region of the Stenotrophomonas lactitubi genome:
- the purL gene encoding phosphoribosylformylglycinamidine synthase: MMVLEGAPALSPFRRERLESRLQSIAPSLRISGAWHVYFVQAEGTAAPDVDTLCRILEARPQSEAVADGAVSRIVVPRLGTLSPWSSKASELVRGAGQPVSRVERGLRIDVLGWPADAAAQQALIKVLHDPMTQSVLETVDQGQSLFSTPARGELERVPVDQLEAANQRLGLAMAQDEIDYLRERFTALGRSPSDVELMMFAQANSEHCRHKIFNASWTIDGQEQDRSLFRMIKNTHQQTPQHTLSAYSDNAAVIEGHPASRYRPDPASGEYRREPQVPSAFQIKVETHNHPTAIAPFPGASTGAGGEIRDEGATGRGGKPKAGLSGFSVSHLRIPELPQPWEAPRALNPRMAPALEIMTDGPLGGAAFNNEFGRPALLGYFRSFELPEGADLVRAYDKPIMLAGGLGAIDRVQVDKILLQDGDAVIVLGGPAMLIGLGGGAASSVASGESAEDLDFASVQRDNPEMERRCQEVIDRCVAMGANNPIKFFHDVGAGGLSNAIPELLHDSGVGGIIDLGKVPTDDPSLSPMQLWCNESQERYVLGVAQERLAEFAALCARERCPFAAVGVATAAEHLVVAYGAVPGNIPADAPIDLPMDVLFGKPPKMHRDTAHPPAPRWPALKTGGMDLQEAGLRVLAHPTVASKNFLVTIGDRSVGGLTAREQMVGPWQLPVADVAITLADFDGVAGEAMALGERTPLALLDAAASARMAVGEALTNLCAAPVDALDEIKLSANWMAAAGHPGEDALLYDAVKAVGMELCPQLDISIPVGKDSLSMQAQWHDQGEAHKSVSPVSLVITAFAPVADARQQLTPLLDRDIDSELWLIGLGAGKQRLGGSILAQVHADHGDLPAFAGAAPDLDDPQRLRGFFELIRDARQAGLLRAYHDRSDGGAFAALCEMAFTSRLGLDITLDAWGDDPFRSLFNEELGAVVQIAREDRAAFADLVERHALTECAQRIAKPTTAPVVRVSLGGDSLAEWRWEALFDAWWSVTHAMQKRRDNPANADAEREIARAFTAPGLKPKLSFDPNEDVAAPFVQTGARPRVAILREQGVNGQIEMANAFERAGFRAFDVHMSDLIEGRVALQDFTGLVACGGFSYGDVLGAGRGWATSILERTALRDAFAAFFAREDSFALGVCNGCQMMSQLKDIIPGAEHWPQFRRNASEQFEARTALLEVVESPSILLRGMAGSRLPVAVAHGEGQAVFDNAVDQATARVALRYIDGNGNVASHYPLNPNGSPDGITGLTSTDGRVTIMMPHPERTPRALNLSWAPSEWQGDSPWMRMFRNARVWCG; encoded by the coding sequence ATGATGGTCCTCGAGGGCGCGCCCGCCCTGTCGCCGTTCCGCCGCGAACGTCTTGAATCCCGCCTGCAGTCCATCGCTCCCTCCCTGCGCATCAGCGGTGCCTGGCACGTCTACTTCGTGCAGGCCGAGGGCACTGCCGCCCCCGACGTCGATACCCTGTGCCGCATCCTGGAAGCCCGTCCGCAGTCCGAGGCGGTCGCTGACGGTGCGGTCAGCCGCATCGTGGTGCCGCGCCTGGGCACGCTGTCGCCGTGGTCGAGCAAGGCCAGCGAACTGGTCCGCGGTGCCGGCCAGCCGGTGAGCCGGGTCGAGCGTGGCCTGCGCATCGACGTACTGGGATGGCCGGCCGATGCCGCCGCCCAGCAGGCATTGATCAAGGTGCTGCACGACCCGATGACGCAGTCGGTGCTGGAGACCGTCGATCAGGGCCAGTCCCTGTTCTCGACCCCGGCCCGTGGCGAACTGGAGCGCGTGCCGGTGGACCAGCTGGAGGCCGCCAACCAGCGCCTCGGCCTGGCCATGGCGCAGGACGAGATCGACTACCTGCGCGAACGCTTCACCGCGCTGGGCCGGTCGCCGTCGGACGTGGAACTGATGATGTTCGCGCAGGCCAATTCCGAGCACTGCCGGCACAAGATCTTCAATGCCAGCTGGACCATCGACGGCCAGGAGCAGGACCGCTCGCTGTTCCGGATGATCAAGAACACCCACCAGCAGACGCCGCAGCACACGCTCAGCGCGTACAGCGACAATGCGGCGGTGATCGAAGGCCACCCGGCCTCGCGCTATCGCCCGGACCCGGCCAGCGGCGAGTACCGCCGCGAACCGCAGGTGCCCAGCGCGTTCCAGATCAAGGTGGAAACGCACAACCACCCGACCGCGATCGCGCCGTTCCCGGGCGCGTCGACCGGCGCCGGTGGTGAAATCCGCGACGAAGGTGCAACCGGTCGTGGTGGCAAGCCGAAGGCTGGCCTGAGTGGTTTCTCGGTCTCGCACCTGCGCATTCCCGAGCTGCCGCAGCCGTGGGAAGCGCCGCGTGCGCTGAACCCGCGCATGGCGCCGGCGCTGGAAATCATGACCGACGGCCCGCTCGGCGGCGCTGCGTTCAACAATGAATTCGGCCGCCCGGCCCTGCTCGGCTACTTCCGCAGCTTCGAACTGCCGGAAGGCGCCGACCTGGTACGCGCCTACGACAAGCCGATCATGCTGGCCGGTGGCCTCGGTGCCATCGACCGCGTGCAGGTCGACAAGATCCTGCTGCAGGACGGCGATGCCGTGATCGTGCTCGGCGGCCCGGCGATGCTGATCGGCCTCGGCGGCGGTGCCGCCAGTTCGGTCGCCTCCGGTGAAAGCGCCGAGGATCTGGACTTCGCCAGCGTGCAGCGCGACAACCCGGAAATGGAGCGTCGCTGCCAGGAGGTCATCGACCGCTGCGTGGCGATGGGTGCCAACAACCCGATCAAGTTCTTCCATGACGTCGGTGCAGGTGGCCTGTCCAACGCCATTCCCGAACTGCTGCACGATTCCGGCGTGGGCGGCATCATCGACCTGGGCAAGGTGCCCACCGACGATCCGTCGCTGTCGCCGATGCAGCTGTGGTGCAACGAGTCGCAGGAGCGCTACGTGCTCGGTGTGGCGCAGGAGCGCCTGGCCGAATTCGCGGCGCTGTGCGCGCGCGAGCGCTGCCCGTTCGCTGCGGTCGGTGTCGCCACCGCAGCCGAACACCTGGTGGTGGCCTATGGCGCCGTGCCGGGCAACATCCCGGCCGATGCGCCGATCGACCTGCCGATGGACGTGCTGTTCGGCAAGCCGCCGAAGATGCACCGCGATACCGCGCACCCGCCGGCACCGCGCTGGCCGGCGCTGAAGACCGGTGGCATGGATCTGCAGGAAGCCGGTCTGCGCGTGCTCGCGCACCCGACCGTAGCCTCCAAGAACTTCCTGGTCACCATCGGCGACCGCAGTGTGGGCGGCCTGACCGCACGCGAGCAGATGGTCGGCCCGTGGCAGCTGCCGGTGGCCGACGTGGCGATCACCCTGGCCGACTTCGACGGCGTGGCCGGCGAGGCGATGGCACTGGGCGAACGCACGCCGCTGGCGCTGCTGGACGCGGCTGCTTCGGCCCGCATGGCCGTTGGCGAAGCACTGACCAACCTGTGCGCGGCCCCGGTCGATGCGCTGGATGAAATCAAGCTGTCGGCGAACTGGATGGCCGCGGCCGGCCACCCGGGCGAAGACGCGCTGCTGTACGACGCGGTGAAGGCGGTGGGCATGGAACTGTGCCCGCAGCTGGACATCAGCATCCCGGTGGGCAAGGACTCGCTGTCGATGCAGGCGCAGTGGCACGACCAGGGCGAGGCGCACAAGAGCGTGTCGCCGGTGTCGCTGGTGATCACCGCGTTCGCGCCGGTGGCCGATGCGCGTCAGCAGCTGACCCCGCTGCTGGACCGCGATATCGACAGCGAGCTGTGGTTGATCGGCCTCGGTGCCGGCAAGCAGCGCCTTGGCGGTTCGATCCTGGCCCAGGTGCACGCCGACCATGGCGACCTGCCGGCGTTCGCCGGTGCCGCCCCGGACCTGGACGACCCGCAGCGCCTGCGTGGCTTCTTCGAACTGATCCGCGATGCACGCCAGGCCGGCCTGCTGCGCGCGTACCACGACCGCAGCGACGGTGGTGCGTTCGCCGCGCTGTGCGAAATGGCCTTCACCTCGCGCCTGGGCCTGGACATCACCCTCGACGCCTGGGGCGATGATCCGTTCCGCAGCCTGTTCAATGAAGAACTGGGCGCCGTTGTGCAGATCGCCCGCGAAGACCGCGCCGCGTTCGCCGACCTGGTCGAGCGCCACGCGCTGACCGAGTGCGCGCAGCGCATCGCCAAGCCGACCACCGCGCCGGTGGTGCGGGTGTCGCTGGGCGGTGACTCGCTGGCCGAATGGCGCTGGGAAGCGTTGTTCGACGCCTGGTGGTCGGTGACCCACGCCATGCAGAAGCGCCGCGACAATCCGGCCAACGCCGATGCCGAGCGCGAGATCGCCCGCGCCTTCACCGCGCCGGGCCTGAAGCCGAAGTTGAGCTTCGATCCCAATGAGGATGTCGCCGCACCGTTCGTGCAGACCGGGGCGCGTCCGCGCGTTGCGATCCTGCGCGAACAGGGCGTCAACGGCCAGATTGAAATGGCCAACGCCTTCGAACGTGCCGGCTTCCGCGCATTCGACGTGCACATGAGCGACCTCATCGAAGGCCGCGTGGCGCTGCAGGACTTCACCGGCCTGGTCGCCTGCGGCGGCTTCAGCTACGGCGACGTGCTCGGTGCCGGCCGCGGCTGGGCGACCTCGATCCTCGAGCGCACTGCGCTGCGCGATGCCTTCGCCGCGTTCTTCGCGCGTGAGGACAGCTTCGCCCTGGGCGTGTGCAACGGCTGCCAGATGATGAGCCAGCTGAAGGACATCATCCCCGGTGCCGAGCACTGGCCGCAGTTCCGCCGCAACGCCAGCGAGCAGTTCGAAGCCCGCACCGCGCTGCTGGAAGTGGTGGAGTCGCCGTCGATCCTGCTGCGTGGCATGGCCGGTTCGCGGCTGCCGGTGGCGGTGGCGCATGGCGAAGGCCAGGCGGTGTTCGACAACGCCGTCGACCAGGCCACAGCCCGTGTCGCGTTGCGCTACATCGACGGCAACGGCAACGTCGCCAGCCACTACCCGCTGAATCCGAACGGCTCGCCGGACGG
- a CDS encoding glycosyl hydrolase family 18 protein gives MYDPLVQSADVRSAHPSLQRCRPRRLAWLLALAGAVALPGLAQAASCAGVAEWDQAKIYRSGDTLQKGGVLYRANQDIWNAPPDHPAGAPYYTNLGACDGSGANQPPVVSLTSPANGATFSAGSTVNVTANASDADGSVSKVEFFRDGSSLGVDTSAPYSASWANASAGSHTLRAVATDNNNATASTATITITVNAASGDTTAPSVPGGLAVGTRTANSIALSWSPSTDNTGGSGLAGYDVYRNGSLVGSPSSASYVDGGLTASTSYSYRVRARDNAGNASAQGTAVTASTLAGDGGTTGKRVIGYFTQWGIYGRNYRVKNIDSSGSAARLTHINYAFGNVRNNRCEVGITQASDPNSGAGGDAFADYSKAFGAGESVSGSADTWDQPLRGNWNQLKQLKAKYPGMKVLISLGGWTWSRGFSSAAQPANRQAFVASCIDAYIKGNLPVTDGAGGPGAALGVFDGIDIDWEYPVACGIACGTPEDNANFTALMAEFRRQLDAVRPGLLLTVAVGAGIDKIRVTDPAAYHPYLDYINVMTYDFHGAWDAKTNHQSALFDSPSDPSTGDQKLYNSNDAIEAFISRGVPAAKLNLGIGYYGRGWTGVTNANNGLYQSATGAAPGTYEAGIEDWKVLKNLAWQGYTDNTAGATWIYNGSTLWSFDTPANITRKMGYVKTQGLGGAFVWEFSGDDAQGTLTKAVSDGLK, from the coding sequence ATGTACGACCCGCTTGTGCAGAGTGCCGATGTACGCAGTGCCCACCCTTCCCTTCAACGCTGTCGCCCGCGCCGTCTGGCCTGGCTGCTGGCCCTCGCCGGGGCCGTTGCCCTGCCCGGCCTGGCCCAGGCCGCCAGCTGTGCCGGCGTGGCCGAATGGGACCAGGCCAAGATCTACCGGAGTGGCGATACCCTGCAGAAAGGAGGCGTCCTCTACCGGGCGAACCAGGACATCTGGAACGCACCGCCGGACCATCCGGCCGGGGCGCCCTACTACACCAACCTCGGCGCCTGCGACGGCAGCGGCGCCAACCAGCCGCCGGTGGTCAGCCTGACCTCGCCGGCCAACGGCGCCACTTTCAGCGCCGGCAGCACGGTCAATGTGACCGCCAATGCCAGCGATGCGGACGGCAGCGTCAGCAAGGTCGAGTTCTTCCGCGACGGCAGTTCGCTGGGCGTCGACACCAGCGCGCCGTACAGCGCCAGCTGGGCCAACGCCAGCGCCGGCAGCCATACCCTGCGCGCGGTCGCCACCGACAACAACAACGCCACCGCCAGCACCGCGACCATCACCATCACCGTCAACGCGGCCAGTGGCGATACCACCGCACCCAGCGTGCCCGGCGGCCTGGCCGTGGGCACCCGCACCGCCAACAGCATCGCGCTCAGCTGGAGTCCCTCCACCGACAACACCGGAGGCAGCGGCCTGGCCGGCTACGACGTGTACCGCAACGGCAGCCTGGTCGGTTCACCGTCCAGCGCCAGCTATGTCGATGGCGGGCTGACCGCCTCCACCAGCTACAGCTACCGCGTGCGCGCCCGCGACAACGCCGGCAATGCCTCCGCACAGGGCACGGCGGTGACCGCCAGCACCCTGGCCGGCGACGGTGGCACCACCGGCAAGCGGGTCATCGGCTACTTCACCCAGTGGGGCATCTATGGCCGCAACTACCGGGTCAAGAACATCGACAGCAGCGGTTCGGCCGCGCGCCTGACCCACATCAACTACGCCTTCGGCAACGTGCGCAACAACCGCTGCGAAGTGGGCATCACCCAGGCGTCGGACCCGAACAGCGGTGCCGGTGGCGATGCCTTCGCCGACTACAGCAAGGCCTTCGGTGCCGGCGAAAGCGTGAGCGGCAGCGCCGATACGTGGGACCAGCCGCTGCGTGGCAACTGGAACCAGCTCAAGCAGCTCAAGGCCAAGTACCCGGGCATGAAGGTGCTGATCTCGCTGGGTGGCTGGACCTGGTCGCGCGGCTTCTCCAGCGCGGCGCAGCCGGCCAACCGCCAGGCCTTCGTCGCCTCGTGCATCGACGCCTACATCAAGGGCAACCTGCCGGTGACCGACGGCGCCGGTGGCCCGGGGGCAGCACTGGGCGTGTTCGACGGTATCGACATCGACTGGGAATACCCGGTGGCCTGCGGTATCGCCTGCGGCACGCCCGAGGACAATGCCAACTTCACCGCGCTGATGGCCGAGTTCCGTCGCCAGCTCGATGCGGTGCGTCCGGGCCTGCTGCTGACGGTGGCGGTCGGCGCCGGCATCGACAAGATCCGCGTCACCGATCCGGCCGCGTACCACCCGTACCTGGACTACATCAACGTGATGACCTACGACTTCCACGGCGCGTGGGATGCGAAGACCAATCACCAGTCGGCGCTGTTCGATTCGCCGAGTGATCCGTCCACCGGCGACCAGAAGCTGTACAACAGCAACGATGCCATCGAGGCCTTCATCAGCCGCGGTGTTCCCGCCGCCAAGCTCAACCTGGGCATCGGCTATTACGGGCGCGGCTGGACCGGGGTGACCAACGCCAACAACGGCCTGTACCAGAGCGCCACCGGTGCGGCACCGGGCACCTACGAGGCCGGCATCGAAGACTGGAAGGTGCTGAAGAACCTGGCGTGGCAGGGCTATACCGACAATACCGCCGGGGCCACCTGGATCTACAACGGCAGCACGCTGTGGAGCTTCGATACCCCGGCCAACATCACCCGCAAGATGGGCTACGTGAAGACCCAGGGACTGGGCGGTGCGTTTGTCTGGGAGTTCAGCGGCGACGACGCGCAGGGCACGCTGACCAAGGCGGTCAGTGATGGCTTGAAGTAG